The following coding sequences lie in one Colias croceus chromosome 1, ilColCroc2.1 genomic window:
- the LOC123695626 gene encoding venom allergen 5.02-like: protein MDSRVVFISLLFFSCIAYVQPASSLPCRKIRTIVNGHNQRRLQLAEGRVHKQPAASEMKYMIWDEELAAKASKWASRNKFEHNPDRTIGSNRFTTGENIYWQGSTDKNLKFNPENALNSWFNEHKDYTYGPLTSEQMQSKKMVGHYTQMVWSDSVYIGCGLSSEQKDGWIYYYFVCNYGPSGNYLGEKPYPSGTPSGHLTCSIDDCKLPSGDKCY from the exons ATGGACTCTCGTGTTGTTTTCATatcgttgttattttttagctGCATTGCTTATGTTCAACCGGCAT CATCATTACCATGTAGAAAAATTAGAACAATCGTAAACGGGCACAATCAAAGGAGATTACAGTTGGCTGAGGGCAGGGTCCACAAACAACCGGCGGCGTCAGAGATGAAATATATG atatgGGATGAGGAATTAGCTGCAAAAGCTTCAAAATGGGCTTCGAGAAACAAATTTGAACATAATCCTGACAGAACTATTG GTTCGAATAGATTCACAACAGGTGAGAACATATATTGGCAAGGTTCAACGGATAAAAATCTCAAGTTTAACCCGGAAAATGCTTTGAATTCGTGGTTCAATGAACATAAGGACTATACATACGGACCATTAACTTCTGAACAGATGCAATCTAAGAAAATGGTTGGACATTATACACAg atGGTCTGGTCTGATTCTGTGTACATTGGCTGCGGCTTATCTTCTGAACAGAAAGATGGCTGGATATACTATTATTTCGTTTGCAATTATGGGCCAAG TGGGAACTACTTAGGAGAAAAACCCTATCCGTCTGGAACACCGAGCGGACATCTTACTTGTTCTATAGATGATTGCAAACTGCCTTCTGGTGATAAATGCTATTGA